From Plutella xylostella chromosome 23, ilPluXylo3.1, whole genome shotgun sequence:
AATGATATTGGCCTGCAAGTCTGGAATCAGAAACTTTATCAAAATTAACCTTAAGAAGTTGGTTGTTTGTGCCCCTAACGTGAATACTTACCTCCGAAGTGTTTGCAATAACCGAGCTGACCGGCTAACGTAGCGCGCATTTCACCTCTATAGCTAAAAGCTGCAACAAATATTCAAGAATTCCCCATCAAACACTATGCGTGCCTTAGAACCTTCAAAATACCTGAAGCGATAATGCAACTTTGAGAGTGGCTTACAGTTTTCATTATCCTTCAATCCAAAAGTGGAACATACATTATAAACAAAACTATAAGCCacgataaataatatgtacgcATTTTAACGGTTCAAAGAAACACATAgtcttataatatatataaatagaatattttactATAATTGAGCCTTTccaataacttttatttaaataatattacctaaTTTACAGCTGTTGAAACTTAAATTTGCTGATAGTTATGAGttacaaatttatattatgttattgaaaaataatatactgaataaatacttttaatattattatagggcTTTTCAATTACTCTTTTTGAaagaattaataataaaaaataggcCAAATAACTACTGCTACTTTGAATAaacttcataaataaatatcaactaTATatgaatatacttaataattatgtgataTAAGGGGAAAACTGAATATTTGTTTGCAATGTGATCATCAACGGATGATATTTAGAATGCCACACGAGTGGCACACTAATTATCATCACGAATCTTTCTAGAACATTCTAAAATGTGTAAGGAGTGAACTAACGAAAGTTCTCTCTTTACACGAATAGCGAATTGAATTTGATACATGCAATGGTTAAAatacatgtatgtataacTTGTAAGAAGTTCCTGATAAAAATATGCTTTAACCATCTCATGATCAAATTGGAAGGTCAGAATAAATAACACTGTTGGAGTTCAGAGCATACCGTCGCTAATTAATTTAGCACATACTGTGTAAATGACAtgttacatacatttaaattaaacttaattGGGTGTACAGTACATATATACAATCCGTACACGGGTTGATTAACTTGGATTCTCCCCAGCTTAACTGACACTTAGGCCACCAGAGCGGAGCAGTGTATGAAGTAATATCGACCAATGAAATTGCATGAGCGGAGTTGTTATGCAGATTATTGCAGATACAGGTAATCTACTGGTGGTCCGGCTTGAATCCTGATACGGTGTCAAGTAAGTAAGCTGGTCAGATGCCAAGTTAATCCGCCGGTTATTAAACAAAGCAACGGTATGTTCTGAACGCATGTCGTGATTATTCTGAGGCGGCAGTCTGCGAGCAGCCGGCGGCCGGGCTGAAATAAAACTCATTTGAGCGCTTCAAGTGTCCAACAAAACCTTCCCTGGTGCTTGCCACATTTATCAAGAAGCTTTaagcctcgtattcactaggcaacaaattgtcgcagaacctgtctaggcacatgtcgtctacgtgtcgccgcgacgtcgactatacagcgacatctacgtgtcgcagaacaggttgcgtgttttggctcgcgagacagaacttcctgcGACATCAGTCTAGCGCACAGAGAACTTTGTGTCTAGCGAccgctgttgcagagtgtggacgcGTGCGCGACTTCTAGCATCATCATGCCCGtagaaaaaactaaattgacTTCCTCGGGCGACATGTCGGCGGAGACTGCTGGTGTGGACAAGCAAAAtgtatcacgacatgttaccaaaatgttctgagaacacgcaccgtagatgttctgtaacagtctcagaacttgtgccctagtgaattcgaggcttTATATCTCAGACAAAACTTAACCAAGTCAAGTTCACTTTCCCGGCGGTTATATTTACCAAATCGTCAAGTTTAGCTAACATTTAAGTCAACTGTCATCAGAGGAGAAAATATAGTGAGtgacacataattatattttgatagTGACAAATGAAGGTAGGAGATGACACTAAAGACTTGGTAAATAATAGGACAGTCGCATAAGGagcgaagaagaagaagcgaTCAATATATAAtgcggcaagttacttggcgaccctccttgcggggtgaaagaagtggcgggggcgaggtagcacgacatgctacacacgtagaaaagtgtgcccggattaatctcgcgatagctagtaactatttctgacgtaagtaaaattttattctatgagtgttcccgtaaatgtcatatttagcttaaaatttatagtttgacagcattaaaatttggatgtttaccttcagaatatttaccaatttgaatttatttatgtaaaagtgttttattttataaatcaatttccatgtcactttcatgttcactctctgtttgaacttgttcatcgtcgtcgtcatcctcatcttcatcatcgttttcattaacttcaattataaatctaagacaaaaaccaatttatgtttaatttacaataaattataaataaacaataacataccgtcctgtccaatacatcgtcaaatactctatcagatttataatattcgtcttaattttttatgacatggtcgtcacaatttctccactttttaggcgaataattagagaaaagcaactctaagtcttttatctctttatctaagttagagtcaatcgacgttcttgcgagctcgcctttcacgtaccgccaaacaagttcaataggatttaattccgggtggtatgggggtaggcgaagcacgatatgaccattttctttcaaaatttcatcaattttgtaatttttctctgtgttttgctcattaattactttcattaaatcacataaattttggttgctttcctagttacaagaactgacaactgacgcactgtcatatggactcttcttctttgttgtttactttttcgtatctgactgcgcagtaccaacctttagccgcctagcatgactgatccggtacgctgttctacaagaagcccctatattgagacattctacgatttgttgtttttaacgttattttgttgacgaattatagatacctaataataatataatgataatattaaaaaggcctcaacactcatcctaagactaatggtctcaggatcaatgatctcatgtgggtcgcactcaaattatgacagactatataagacatgtggccgcctcggctgcgcggccgagactgccgtaacaatgacatgcagtgcacgcgttgcccttccccgctaccctcccgctaTCCGCTGTCGTCTtaggtacctcgtcccctccgcgtctttcaccccgcaaggagggtcgccaagcaacttgccaatctatagtaTAGTAATGGTAAGAGAACAATAATTAGGAAACTTTCCTAGAATAGATTATTACGCCATATTTAAAAGTTAACTAAAATGTGACAGCACCAGGGTATaggttttatttgaaacttaATAAGCGATTCTCAAGTAAGCCTGTATGTATTGGACTAGATCCAATCACAACAGGCTTCggatattttgtatttcgGCGCTGCTTTTCAGTGACATCATGATATAAAGAAACCCATTAATTTtatccatattattattattatttatgattactttattgcacaaatgtgacattataaaatatgaatcaTCTACTTCATTTGCCTAAATTCAATGTATCAGTGTATTAGTAGTAGTATCAGTGACATCACAAATCTGCTCTTACATAAGTACTGGAGATAAACAGGTGAATTTATGtacaaagtttctatgtaaaataggtattttatctcaGACGTACAAGTACACTGTACGAGTGTACGGGGGTTACTTTTAAAATCATAACGAATACCATCCTAACCCCATCCATCAAACAGCCAACTGAAAAGCAGCACCTCATACAAAATAGGTCTTTAGACCCACATCATTTTGTTCATAATGCAAGCATCCACATACCTTCTTGGCCCAAGCTTGCGTCCCGCTAGCCAGTTCCCTTGGCGTGAGTATCTGAGCCCCGGTGGATCCGGTGAATTGACCCAAGTTCCTCGACTCTTTAGTTCCGAActgtggaaaaatataatatatagattTAGGTTTTTCAATTGTCACTTCATTCATATTTATCTGTGGCTGTCATGCTGTCAACtgtataacaaaaacattcaGCGCAActgcatcagaattattccagAGATTGCTTTTATCACAACATTATTTGATATAAGaagtattttttacatgaataattttaataacttcAATGTTAAACCACTGTTGGCATGTCTGGCATTGATgctataaaatattgaaacttACCCCGCGAACAAAGTTCATTTCACTCTTTTCTTGCTCTTTGCGAATCATAGACAACTTCTCAGATACTATTGCTCGGATGTCCTGAaacagaacataaaatattaacctTTCCCATGCCGAGAAATCAGACATACCTactatataagtaagtatgaaTGGGTTGTGAGTGAATAATAAAGTTATGCAAGATGGAAAGCTACTCCAATATGAAATCAATTTCCATATCctaactaactaatattataaatgcgaaagtaactgtgtctgtctgtctgtctgtctgtctgtctgttactctttcacgccaaaactactgaacggatttgaatgaaatttggtacacatacggtctagaccctgggaaagaacataggctactttttatcccggaattcccacgggaaaactttttaaggcgaagcgaagcgcgcgggaataGCTAGTTCTATATAAAACACATAATGGGGTAGattctaaaaatatattttgcattacgaataattttacttcatgaaagaatataatataactcaCAATCTTTGGCGGCTCGATTCCCGGCGGGTACACCTGCGGGCCGGGCGCGGGCAGCGCGAGCGGCGCGGGCGTCGCGGCCGGCGTACTCTGCAGCACTGCAATAATCATTCACATCTTCAGAATAAAATGGgaatttttaacattattattcgTAAGCTGCCTGTTCACCAGAGCAGAGTGGTGCGAGGTTTTAATAGCCTAATGAAATTGCATGTcaaagtagttagctctgctacCCTGCTGTGCTCTGGTGAACATAGGCTGCCTTAAAATCTGTTTCTTTCAATTGCAGATTATACAGTAACTGCCCGTTTCAATCGCTATTTATCGATAGCGGACAGTGacttcatacgattttgacggAATGCAACTTGTTTGACGGAATGCAACTTTTTATGTGTCAAAGTCGTATGATAGCAACcgtcagctatcgatagatagagtattgaaactggcagtaaatgtACAAGTTAAAGTTGGAATGTTTTACGTGAGCCTGGCCTGGAGTATGTAATATGTTATTCCCTTATACGTCTGACGTACTCCGTACAATTCATTAACGTACCATTCAGATACACATcactaattaaataacaatactCACCTGCACTGGATGAGAATCCCGTGATGAAGGGCGCCATAGCGGTGTTGGAGACCTGCGgctccggcggcggcgccggcaTGATGGCGGGAATAGCTGGCCTGGAACACACACGTCTTAGCGTTATACAGGCGTCATACTATAGATATATAGATAGGTAGAATATtcttatataatatgtattttttctcatCAATGATTCAAGGAGTTAAAAATGTAGTTGAAAGTCTAGGATATTATCAGGTTTTTTTGCCTAAGGGGAAAACCCAAGGTCAAGTCTGTCGTGTTGCGCCTGAACTTTAGTCCaaataatattcaaattaaaacatagTGACATCTTCGATACCATTGAATAATGGCCACGATTGAATGCAGTGGCAGTCAGGAGCTTTTTTTTCTCCGGTGCGACCTATAATCCATCCAATATTGAGATTTATTACTGAATGATTACTCCGAATTGAGATGGATGGTTGTAAAGTTGTAATAGTAACATGCAACTTAAAAACTTACTTATCAGCTATTGCTGGAACGGGGGCTGGCTTTGGAGGTTTCGAATTCAGTTTAGCGATTTgctgaaacaaaaaatgtacccattaataatttatattaagcTCTAAGCTATAGTAGTCATATTCAAagcataaaatgtattataccTACGAGGGGTTCatctaaataattatgtactaaaCAGATATAATCTCaaagttataatataatttccaTCTACAAAGGTTACAATGCCCAATATGCCCATTTTGATTAGTATTTAGTAAATAGTTAAAactgtagatagatagataattctttattgcacacacaaacataaattacacaaggaaatgtacaatatagacggtacaaatggcggccttattactaagagtaatttcttccagactacctcggaggagagaaaCTATACAAGAAAAGGGGAAAGTGCATAAATTACAAACAGAACATATAACAAGGAGAAAATTACAAATGATATAACAAGGAGAAAATTACAAATGAGgagaaaattacaaaattacaattACTGTAATATGTAGTTACcgttttacttttatctaaACTATTCGCTCCTTTTCCATTGCCAAGTTTTTGCACTTTCTGAAGCAAAGAGCAAAAATGTTTATACAATAATGAATACTATATTCTGATTTTTATGGTCCAGGCATAAGTTTTGCaggtctgtttttttatatcaaagtttgtaagtatggaGTTTTGTTGCTCCTTCTCGGAAAAACTATTTGGTATATAtagaaagctgacatcttGGATCAACGTAATTactataggctactttttaaccCCAAAAATCCCAAGGTTTTTTAAGGCGACTAACTATTGTATATATACAGtatacagtccaactataaagtcgtgaaaacggaagtggatcctaactatttttttaagatggtattttattgatctgttatattaattaaaggataagtgccaatttcaccattctctgttagagcataaccagggagtaatggttaacttttgacacatctgtcatgaattttatatggagatgacgtttaatttataaatcaatccctgtcggttagataaccgagaatggtgaaattggcactaaatccgttaaaaatccataattaatcggtattttatttttaaaatgtatgtaaaagcaagtaaataactgatgatcataaaaagtctaagcaaaatcgcactctttgaagtcaggactttatagtttgactaTAGCTCCATACAAAAACCGTTCACACTCACATTACTGGCGTCCTTCTTCGGCGACACGGGCACCCACTCGGTGTCTCTATGCTGCGAGCCGGACGACACGGGGAACTGCAGGCGCAGCTCCTCCTTGTTGGCGACTGCTAGTGTTGTGGACTTCACGGGGAGGGGCGCGCCGCCCTGGTAAAGGGAAAAGTATGAGTAAGAAGATGTTTAGTGAGATAcagaaacaatataaataatggaACATAGAAGGAAATGTAATGCCACCTCAGTAATTTAATCTAAATGCCattatgaaagaaagagagaaaACTGAAAAACAAGAAATACGTTTATTCATTGCAAACACATGGTGTGCTTGTAATTAATAAAcgtgtatgtttattttttttaaaacgtaTATGAACgttttttatttgatgatgACTGTCTGATGAACCATAACCATATTTTAGTACGTTAAGTCTATActtgtagtttttttatttcaattgttGCAGCTAGAAAGTGATGTAGATTTATATTGGCCCGAAACATAGATTCTGATGATCTGATGCCCTATTCTTTATCAGAACTCACCCTTATATTCATGACAATAGGAGCCTTCTCCTTCACCAAGAATGGATGGTGGAAAGCCAGCGTGTCTTCGTTCTCACTGTCGTCGTCATGAGACGACACTGAAGACAACTCTCCGAGCGCTTCCTTCTTGGACAGGTGCTTGCAGAAGTCTGTCAGCTCGTCCACGGATTTACCTGTGAAAGAGGATATTAGTAGGCTGGTTATTGAATTTGGTTATTATGTTGTTGAAAAACACTAGAGTCTAAATAGGTCCCACGCATCATGGGTGTTGCATAAGTGGGAAGAGTCGGAATTAGTGGCGAGATTCAATGAGTCCAGCATCCATTTTGATACTGTTTGTAAATTACTTCATTGCAGTTAAGGAAAACATAGTGAGGAAACCAGCACATCTAGATGCTATTCAGCATCCGCGCTATGTTCATTGTACTAATTTTAAAACGGCGCGCCAAATGCAAACTGTGTAACTTTACTACTGTACTGTGTACTGCGAAAATTGGATGAAGTCTCACTAGCCAGTCACCACTTTGGGAATAACAGTCGTgtatgtacggtcagctgcataagtagctatacacttttgtaccttgtcaaactactTACATAACCAACTGTCAATAtttgaataggcagtttgtgagttagacaaggtacaaaaatgtacagctactttatgcagctgactgtacgtaGAAAAACCACTCACCCCCAGACTGTATGGCGGCCATGACCTGGCTCCGCGTGTGCGgcggcagcgcggcggcgccggcggggACCAGCCCGTTCTTCAACATGTTGATGGCGTTGCGTCGAGCCACTTCGAGAAGGCGTTTCTTCTCGCTGTCCGCTAGGCGCACGCCTGTTGGTGATCTGGAATGTAGAGGATGGATTTGGTGAATCATTGGTGATTCTATGGCTATTGAAGTAGAGGCAAGGTATCTAGTCCTAGTCCTAGTGTAGCCAGGGTATTTATTGTTGCATCTTCAATCTTTCTAGCCCTAATTCGAGAAACATCATGATGAAAGGTATCTGCTAGGCTgttgaatataatatattcatGCTTTATACCCTTTCAAAAACTACTTGGCCAGACAGATTAGCGTCAGTTGCTGAATGGCCAGGATGTGAGAATAGGAATATGTAATACGTCATTTGACGAGGCTGCCTTTCTGCACCTCTTACTCTTAAGAGTACACTTTTTATCCAAGAAGAATACTTTTCATACCTGCGACTCCTATGCCGTGGTGACAGATGCCTGGACCGGTGCCGCGGCGACCTTGACCTTCTCCCGGACGACCTGTGCCTCGATCCACTGCGATGCCTTGAGCGACTGCGGTGCCTTGAACGACTGCGATGCCTTGACCGACTGCGGTGTCGAGAGCGACTGCGGTGTCGAGAACGACTTCTGTGTCGAGAGTGGGAGTGATCTCGACGGGAGGAGGAATGGTCACGACGGGATGAGCGGGATCTGGATCTGTAAAGCAGAATGTAAATATTGTTGAAAAGAAAGAATATGGAAACTTTTTGGCTCAGGGCATGAGTCAACATAGCTTGGGTGGCTAAACAGCTAGTTACCACTATACATGTCCATAAGAATTTAATTCCATAATCACAGACCTCAAAATCATGCAGCACATGATATAAAGTCAGACAGTGTAGGTCATAAAAGTTTGATGTTATGCCCAGAGTTGGCTCAATCTAATTAATACTGATAAGAATGAAATACAAAGCCAATCAGGGTGAAATACCCACATAATCTCTGAAGAATAAAAAGACAAAACAGTATGAAGTTAGATTTTATGAGACTCCCATAATATTGAGTTGTTCAGAAGCCAGGGCagttgctgaggacaggaTTGTGTGGTGCACTCTTGTCACGGCCCATTGTGCCACCCGGGTACCATAGGACAGCAAAAACATAGCATTGGCATATAGTTTGGTAATAGAAAAATGGTCAAACCTCTTATGTGATCTGCTCCTGTCTTTTTTAGATGATTTATCTATGTCTCTCTTTTTTGAACTATTTGTGTCATCTTCAGGTCTGAAAAAAATGAAGTGATCTTATGATAATGTATTGAAAACatctttatatgtatatatttaagtatcaaataataataataataataatatttactttagaTATATCATCAATTACAGGAATTGTCAACTGGACTCCCCAAGGAGCTTTTATATTTCTGAACATTTTGGATACACCACAgcttatttatgtatacctacttttatgAAGTGGTAGTTAAAATTATAAGGACTATCTTAgcaataaataggtaatagctGAATAGAAATCTGTTAATATGAATCTTACATTTTTTCTGCAGCTTGTTTCTTCAGTATGCCCCCAGGGTCTGACGACCGTGGGAACTGTGGGTTGGAAAAGTCTTCTTTATCGGAACAACTAGATGAGTCTGTGTATTCTCCTTCCTCAGTCTTTTCTGCCTTTCTCCTGCGTTCCTCTTCAGCCTTCTTGACAGTTTCCTCAAACACTGCACTGAACTTCAGGttctttatttgaattttCCCTTTCGTTTTATCATTTTCTGCATGTTCATTCTTTTTGCTGTCCAACTGACGTCTTAGGTCATTGCTGTCCAGTTTACAGTCATCAGGCAGGGGAATGCTGCTGAGATCGTAACTGTCCACACAGATGCTTACGTTGTTTGGGTCTTCGCTTTTGACAGAGACCCTCCGATGTTTCTCTTCTTTAGGCTCAGACTTAACCTTAGGTTCTTCTTTAACCTTCTCAGTTTTGATTCTTTCAGCTTTTATTTTGAGTAAGTCGGGGTCGGGTTTGATGTGTGTGGGGGAGCTGGAGCGAGAGCGGGACGAGTCTCGGCTACTTTTGTGCTTCTTAGATTTACTCTTTTTCCTTTTCTTCCGCTTGCGCGAGTACTCACTGCGGTCGGAGTCATCGCTGCCGCTGCTGCGACTGCGCTTCTTCTTCTCCTTCTTGTGCTTCTTTTTACTCTTTTTGGACTTTTTAGAAGAGAGCTCCTCAATCTTTGGCGGGTCAGCATTGAAAACACTGAAAAGTTCGG
This genomic window contains:
- the LOC105389052 gene encoding protein Son isoform X3, with translation MTSLIDKIELLIKREKTSPDRKKKDEPAKSSSEILSELFSVFNADPPKIEELSSKKSKKSKKKHKKEKKKRSRSSGSDDSDRSEYSRKRKKRKKSKSKKHKSSRDSSRSRSSSPTHIKPDPDLLKIKAERIKTEKVKEEPKVKSEPKEEKHRRVSVKSEDPNNVSICVDSYDLSSIPLPDDCKLDSNDLRRQLDSKKNEHAENDKTKGKIQIKNLKFSAVFEETVKKAEEERRRKAEKTEEGEYTDSSSCSDKEDFSNPQFPRSSDPGGILKKQAAEKIPEDDTNSSKKRDIDKSSKKDRSRSHKRSRSRSSRRDHSSSRRDHSHSRHRSRSRHRSRSRHRSRSRHRSRSRHRSRSRHRSGSRHRSSGRRSRSPRHRSRHLSPRHRSRRSPTGVRLADSEKKRLLEVARRNAINMLKNGLVPAGAAALPPHTRSQVMAAIQSGGKSVDELTDFCKHLSKKEALGELSSVSSHDDDSENEDTLAFHHPFLVKEKAPIVMNIRGGAPLPVKSTTLAVANKEELRLQFPVSSGSQHRDTEWVPVSPKKDASNKVQKLGNGKGANSLDKSKTQIAKLNSKPPKPAPVPAIADKPAIPAIMPAPPPEPQVSNTAMAPFITGFSSSAVLQSTPAATPAPLALPAPGPQVYPPGIEPPKIDIRAIVSEKLSMIRKEQEKSEMNFVRGFGTKESRNLGQFTGSTGAQILTPRELASGTQAWAKKLLAIEVKCALR
- the LOC105389052 gene encoding protein Son isoform X2, which codes for MTSLIDKIELLIKREKTSPDRKKKDEPAKSSSEILSELFSVFNADPPKIEELSSKKSKKSKKKHKKEKKKRSRSSGSDDSDRSEYSRKRKKRKKSKSKKHKSSRDSSRSRSSSPTHIKPDPDLLKIKAERIKTEKVKEEPKVKSEPKEEKHRRVSVKSEDPNNVSICVDSYDLSSIPLPDDCKLDSNDLRRQLDSKKNEHAENDKTKGKIQIKNLKFSAVFEETVKKAEEERRRKAEKTEEGEYTDSSSCSDKEDFSNPQFPRSSDPGGILKKQAAEKIPEDDTNSSKKRDIDKSSKKDRSRSHKRSRSRSSRRDHSSSRRDHSHSRHRSRSRHRSRSRHRSRSRHRSRSRHRSRSRHRSGSRHRSSGRRSRSPRHRSRHLSPRHRSRRSPTGVRLADSEKKRLLEVARRNAINMLKNGLVPAGAAALPPHTRSQVMAAIQSGGKSVDELTDFCKHLSKKEALGELSSVSSHDDDSENEDTLAFHHPFLVKEKAPIVMNIRGGAPLPVKSTTLAVANKEELRLQFPVSSGSQHRDTEWVPVSPKKDASNQIAKLNSKPPKPAPVPAIADKPAIPAIMPAPPPEPQVSNTAMAPFITGFSSSAVLQSTPAATPAPLALPAPGPQVYPPGIEPPKIDIRAIVSEKLSMIRKEQEKSEMNFVRGFGTKESRNLGQFTGSTGAQILTPRELASGTQAWAKKDQLTRAAPVAGGMGMHLLQKMGWTPGRGLGKEGTGALQPLLLEVKLDTRGLQAKEEAAGRGGNKGPRGAHRPAKPGGGPAPLVAGGKHPVSLLGEYCSKHKLGPPEYNLCFECGPDHKKNFLFKVKVANTEYQPAVASANKKQAKADAAQLALQKLGILT
- the LOC105389052 gene encoding protein Son isoform X1, giving the protein MTSLIDKIELLIKREKTSPDRKKKDEPAKSSSEILSELFSVFNADPPKIEELSSKKSKKSKKKHKKEKKKRSRSSGSDDSDRSEYSRKRKKRKKSKSKKHKSSRDSSRSRSSSPTHIKPDPDLLKIKAERIKTEKVKEEPKVKSEPKEEKHRRVSVKSEDPNNVSICVDSYDLSSIPLPDDCKLDSNDLRRQLDSKKNEHAENDKTKGKIQIKNLKFSAVFEETVKKAEEERRRKAEKTEEGEYTDSSSCSDKEDFSNPQFPRSSDPGGILKKQAAEKIPEDDTNSSKKRDIDKSSKKDRSRSHKRSRSRSSRRDHSSSRRDHSHSRHRSRSRHRSRSRHRSRSRHRSRSRHRSRSRHRSGSRHRSSGRRSRSPRHRSRHLSPRHRSRRSPTGVRLADSEKKRLLEVARRNAINMLKNGLVPAGAAALPPHTRSQVMAAIQSGGKSVDELTDFCKHLSKKEALGELSSVSSHDDDSENEDTLAFHHPFLVKEKAPIVMNIRGGAPLPVKSTTLAVANKEELRLQFPVSSGSQHRDTEWVPVSPKKDASNKVQKLGNGKGANSLDKSKTQIAKLNSKPPKPAPVPAIADKPAIPAIMPAPPPEPQVSNTAMAPFITGFSSSAVLQSTPAATPAPLALPAPGPQVYPPGIEPPKIDIRAIVSEKLSMIRKEQEKSEMNFVRGFGTKESRNLGQFTGSTGAQILTPRELASGTQAWAKKDQLTRAAPVAGGMGMHLLQKMGWTPGRGLGKEGTGALQPLLLEVKLDTRGLQAKEEAAGRGGNKGPRGAHRPAKPGGGPAPLVAGGKHPVSLLGEYCSKHKLGPPEYNLCFECGPDHKKNFLFKVKVANTEYQPAVASANKKQAKADAAQLALQKLGILT